CTCCCACGTCCCAGGTCCTGAGCCGGCCGGGGGCTCTGGCGTGTCCCTTGGCTTCGGGCGCTTTGGGCTGAGCGATGGGTCACGAACGGTCCCTGGAGCGTGGGATGATAAACCCAGCTCGGGCGCTCGCTGCTCCAGGCAGGGGGAGCACATGGCTCACAGCACgggcccggatgcctgggtcccactGATAAGGGAGGGGGAGGTGTCTCCTGCGACTCTTACAAATGGTGTCTCACAACAGCGGGGGCTGGTTGGGGGAACCCgtcaccctgcctgccccagtaGGGGGAGCAGTTCCTCCTTTGTTGCCCCCCAACAGAtactcagagccctccccgccccccggtaGGGTCTACACGGAGCTGCCTGTAGTCCTCATCTGCCCCGCCAGGGCCATGGAGGGGTGGGGTGTTGCGTGGGGCAGGGGCCCCAGAGAACCAGCCCCCCCTACCCCAGAAAACAGGGTGACTTGGTAGGGAAATGTGCCCCGCCCTGCCCGATGCATCACGTACTAGGGACCCTGTGTGGGATCCTGGCAAGGTCACCAGCCCCCAGCGCTGAGAcggggccaggtgagcccagccCTGATGGTGGCTTGTGTGCtagatttccccccgccccccgccagtGCTGTGTgctcaattcccccccccccagtgctggattacaccccccccccgccagtgctGTGTGCTCAATTCCTCCGCCCCCCAGTGCTGTGTGATGGattcctgcccccccagtgctgtgtgctcaattcccccccccccggtgctgtGTGCtggattcccccctcccaccccagctcgaCTCAGTTAGCAGCAGCGCTCGGCGCCGCCCCGGCCTTGTGGTTTCCCTGGCAGATTCCAGGGCAGTGACTCAGCCGCCCTGGTCCCGGTGCCAGGAGAGGGGCCGTGCCCAGTCCCCTCGCTCCCTGCACAgccagtcccgccccccccccagctcatgaCTGCCCCGGTGCTGGAGCCAGAGGCGCCCGTGGGCCATCGGGGCTGGGGGCGAGCGGGTGCCCACGAACACTCCTGGCGGGTAGCGGGTGCAGCTGCGCCAgggccctgcgggggggggggggggggggggttgctgctcTGCCAGGCGCTTGCCCGGGGCGGTGATGCCggcgggggcagggcccctgGTCTGCAGGGGAAGCGTCTTCCCAGCTCCCCACCAGGCCTGTGCTCTGCTCACAGCAGGGTCTGTCGTGGGGGTATGTGGttgcggggggggagagggggcagctgggggtggggggcagtgtctgCCCCCCAGGGACAGCTCAGGCCCTGGCTCTCGCCTAGGCAGCCCGTGACTCCCCCCAGTGGAAAATCCCCAGCAGGGCAGCCGGGCTGTCCCTGGCCCCCGGCCAGCAATGCGGGCGGTGCCGGAACCCGGGGCCAGAAACTGGGGTTGCCGCTCTCGCTGCTGGGCTCTGAGACAGGAGATCCGGgagcccccccccaaatcctccctcgccagattcccccccccagcccctcccaggaTTGGATTCCTCCCCCACACGCACACCTGGGCCCGATTTCTGGCAGCCTCAGCACAGACACCGAGGGCTGCCTCGGGTCCCCTCTTGCTGCCAGGGAGGGGGGCCCTGCAGGGCGGGGCCGAGGTGCACGGGTTGTACTCATGGGGTGCACAGCTAGATTcacaggtcgggagtgaggggcaccggcagagctggggggggggcagagcagggctagcaggggctgcgggtcgggagtgaggggcactggcagagctggggggggagcagggctgggctagcaggggctgcgggtcgggattgaggggcaccggcagagctggggggagcccagggctgggctagcaggggctgcgggtcgggagtgaggggcaccggcggagctgggggcagggctgggctagcagggggtgcagggcgatTAGCATGGACCCCGCCCCATGCAGCCCACTCAGGCCCCTGGGGGGAGGCACCATTGTAGTGCTGAGCTCTGGGCTCCAGGCgggcggctggggctggggagacaAAGGCCCCGCTGTCCCTCCCAGCCGCCTTTTGGGGGGGGATTTTTCCCCGGGGGAGGAGGGCGAAGGCAGGAAAAGCCCTTGGCGTTGGGTGTCTGGGGAGCCAGACACGCAGGATGGGGGGCACCGGCTGGATCCGGGCGGGGCCACCGGGCCAGATCCCGGAGCACGGGGAGGATTTTGCTGCCCCAGAGCCTCTGGCAGCGAGAGGCCGAGTCGGGTTCTCCGCGTGCGCCAATGGGATGCACAGGGAAATCCTGCCCCGACCACGGCACcccctgcgggcagggcaggcacCAGCACAGGGGCCGCCGCAGACCCCCGGCCTTGTGTGCACACGAATCCCCCCCACATCCGCGCTGCAGTGGGCTGCAGACACACGAGGGACCGAAttaggggctcagcagggggcgctgcggggcCAGAGGGCTCGGTAGGGGGCGttgcagggccagggggctcagtagggggtgctatGCTGTAGGGCCAGGGGGCTCGGTAGGGGGCGttgcagggccagggggctcgATAGGGGGCGCTATGCTGTGGGACCAGGGGGCTCGGTAGGGGGCACCGTGCCACGGGGccagggggctcagtagggggcgctatGCCGTGGGACCAGGGGGCTCGGTAGGGGGCGTTGCGGGGCCAGGGGGCTCGGTAGGGGGCGCTGCGGGACCAGGGGGCTCGGTAGGGGGCGCTGCGGGGCCAGGGGGCtcggtagggggcgctgtgggaccagggggctctgtagggggcGCCGCGGCGCGGGGCCagagggctcagtagggggcgttgcggggccagggggctcagtagggggcgctatGCTGTGGGaccagggggctctgtagggggcgttgcggggccagggggctcagtagggggcgctgcgggaccagggggctctgtagggggcGTTGCGGGGCCAGAGGGCtctgtagggggcgctgtgggacCCGGGGGCTCTGTAGGGGGCGCCGTGCTGCGGGGCCAGGGGCCAGATGAGCTTTACAGCGGGCGTCCTGCTCATTCCAGGTCTCGGGCCCTGTTCACGGGAGCTGGGTTCGGAACCCCGGTGTCCtggccccctcccagctctgctcactccattctgccgcctcagccctgcctgcagcATTAGCGCTGAGCCCTGGCCTGGACTCTCCCGCGGTGTTGCTGTGGGCTGTCAAACAGctgtccctgccctccccagaggtggctgcattgcagcGGTGAAGAGTAAAACTGATTAACTACAGAGCTGTGGCCGCCCCTTTGCAAAGCCCTTTGTGTTCTCGCTGGGCCTGGGGGGGCTGCAGAATCGGCCGACCGGTGCCCACTGTCTGCGCAGGGCTCACGCGTCGCCTCTGGGCGCAGATCCTCGCTCGCACCGAATGTCTCTGTGTCACTCAGCCGGTGCTTTTCCCAGCTCTGGTTTCACACACCCCGTTCACACGATCGGGGCCGGATCCTCCAGGGGGAGCTGGGGCACTGCCGTCACTGGCAGCAGGGGGGGGGCATTCCCCCAGGGGGAAGGTAAGAAAATAAAAGGGGGgtgtcccacccacacccctggAGCTCTGGCCCCTgatacaccccccccacacccctccacacaccaggatctctgcacacacacacaacacatacaCCAGgatctctgctccccccccccccccccacacacacacacacaccctggggcTCTGCCTGCCAGCTGGGAGTTCCCATTTGCATTGGGCTTTCCTGTCTTTTTTCTTTCAAAGACGCCCCGGAGCGGCCAGATGAGTCACCGGCCCTGCCCTGGGCACCTGCCTTCACTTGGCTCTGAGCCGctttgcggggggcggggggggcgagaGGAGGGAGGGTGTGGCTGTGGCATCTGCCCTCTGTCCGGGGGgcagcccctcccttcccaggcaCGGACAGAGGGGGGCACAGGGGAGGTGCCCACCAGGCTCTCGTTACCCAGggtgaaattggggggggggggtcgtacCAGTGCCGGGGGGGGGAGCCCTCTGGGTAGGGTTTGCAACAAAGGAACCATCAACCCCACATGGGATTAAAGCAGCAACGGAGCCTGCAAACGTCCCTCGTGTTGCCCCTCaatccttccccacagccccctgcgatcccgccccgcagccccccatgatcccgccccacagccccccgcaATCCCACTCTTGCGATCTTGCCCCGCAGCCCCCCTGTGACCCCGAGGGATTAAAGCTGATCGGCCTGTTTTTCCACGGAGGCCTGAGCCAGGGACAGACTGTCGGGACAccccgctctgctcccggggTGAGCTGGGGGCAAATACGTAATGTGGGACCAAGTGAGATTTGAACCCAGCTTGCTGGAGTCCACCACACCGCACCGTACACCCGGGGACAGACGGATACCCGGGAACagccaaccctcccctcccccagcgccagGCATTTGCCCACCTCCCGGCCCGAGAATCCCTCGCCCCAGCCCAGCAGATGAAGGGCAGACAGAGACGTTTAATGCCCAGTGCTTGAGGAGaaggacgagaagctggataggagtcagcagtgtgccctgccttgttgccaggaaggctaacggcatattgggctgtattagtaggagcattgccagcagatcgagggaagtgattattcccctctattcggcactggtgaggccacacctggagtattgcatccagttttgttccccccactacagaaaggatgtggacaaattggagagagtccagcggagggcaacaaaaatgattaggggtctggagcacatgacttacgaggagaggctgagggaactggggttatttactctgcagaagagaagaatgaggggggatttgatagctgctttcagctacctgaaggggggttccaaagaggatggagctcggctgttctcagtggtggcagatgacagaacaaggagcaatggtctcaagttgcagtgggggaggtccaggttggatattaggaaacactatttcactaggagggtgatgaaacactggaatgggttacctagggaggtggtggagtctccttccttggaggtttttaaggcccggcttgacaaagccctggctgggatgatttagttgggaattggtcctgctttgagcagggggttggactagatacctcctgaggtccctttcaaccctgagattctatggttCCCAGGGACCCAGGCCTGACCGGCATCAGGGCAGCGACTCCTCCCTGTGCAGCAGGTTCCTCTGTGTTGCTTGCTCCTCAGACGCACTGGGAAATgatcccactgccccccccccccgagagaccGCCCCCCCAGAGCCACAGGGGCTGCTGCCTGTCAGCCACTGGGCCCAGGGCAGCAAGCCTCCaggcccctgctccccctgcagccATGCGGGGGCTCGTTTGTCGGTGTCTCGCCCCCCCAGAACACCAGGCCCAGCAGGAATATAAGGGGGGGCTGCCCCGTACTGGGACAGGAGAGGCCATGGGGTCCCAAccctaatcccagctctgccactcatgtgccccctctgtgcctcagtttccccacctggacAAAAGGGGGTGACAATACTGTGGGGCCGGGCAGAGGTTGTGAAGATGAATTAGCAGAGAGAGGCAGACCCTAGACCTGCTTTGCAacgcttccccccgcccccacagatCCAGACTGCCCCAGCTCGGCCACCCCCGTTAGCTAAAGCCCACGGGCCCGGGCGTCTCTGTTGACTCCAACTGGCATCACGGGGCCTGGGGTTTATTacaggtgctcggggcggggggcagtcagtgcCAGGGCCTTGGGGGGCAGCTGCACCGGCTCTGAGCCCCTACGCGTGATGGGGACTGTTCTACCGAGCTCATGGCTGGTGCTAGTGTTTGCTGACACCTAGTGGTGGCACTAGAACATGGCAAgagctcgtgtgtgtgtgtgtgtgtgtgtgtgtgtgtgtgtgtgtgtgtgtgtgtgtgtgtgtgtgtgtgtgtgtgtgtgtgtgtgtgtgtgtgtgtgtcagacagGGCCgaccagaggattcaggggccctggggcaaagcaatttcaggggccccttccataaaagaaagttgcaatactatagaatactatattctcgtgggggcccctgcagggcccggggcctggggcaaatcgccccacttgccccccgctctgggcggccctggagagagagagagacccactgCTGCCTTCTGCTGGATGGGATCAGAACTGTCTATCCCTATGTCATAGCCCCTATGTCGCAAACAGCAGATGGAGATTCTCCATTAGCTCATGCAGTGGGGCCCTGGCTTTTAGAGCTGGGGTTGTGGCTTCGTGAGGCCCCCGAGGGCTGAGTCCTGCCGACGGAGAGGAGCCGGGGCCCCGCCGGCAGAGCGCTCCCTGGAGGGGTAGAGCTACATAGCTGAGTCCAGGCCAGGAGTGACACACGGGGCGCTGCaggcggggggcagaggggatcacagggcctgcctgcaccccgcttcccccagctcccaacTCAGCCCCAAGGGCCAGGCCCATCTCTCATGGCAGGCGATATTTAGGCCCTGTCTGTCCCTGGCCTGGTTGTGACCCCCCCATCTCTTGGGGTCCCCCTCTGTGCTGGAGCCCCCACATCCTTCGCTGGTGGGACAGAGCACAAACCCCCCAGAATCAGCCACTCCTGTTTAGATCCCTCCCCCAGGCACCAGGTCCATCCCATCCCAGTAGGGAGACCAGGTAGCAAGGgagaaaaatcgggatgggggaggggggtaataggatcctatataagacaaagccccaaatattgggactgtccctataaagtcgggacatctggtcaccctacatcccagccccctctgcgGGCGGGAGCCAGGGGGCGtgctgcaccctggggatccAGCCCCCTCAGACTCTGTGTTTCCACCCGTCCAGAAGGGAAACGGCCCATCGCTCATCAGGCCCCCCATGAAGGGACCGGAGCTTTTATTGCCGTTAGAGAGGGGGGTGAGATgtgtctgggagtcaggactcctgggttctgttcccagttctgggagggccGTGGGGTTgagtgggttacagcaggggagCTACAGGCCAGGACTTGTGGGGTCTATGTGGGTAGGGGGAATGGACTAATAGCTAGAGGGaatggggtcaggactcctgggttctgttcccagttctgggagggccGTGGGGTTgagtgggttacagcaggggagCTACGGGCCAGGTTTTGTGGGGTCTATGTGGGTAGGGGGATGGACTAATAGCTAGAGGGAATGGGGTCAGGATTCAAGGGTTCggtgcccagctctggggaggagctggtgtctagcagagcagagggctggggaatcaggactcctgggttccacccccagctctgccccgacTCACTGTGTGACACTGAGGAAATCACGTCCCATgttgcctcagtgtccccctctgtacaatgggggtAACACacgacaatgtgtgtgtgtgtgtgtgtgtgcacacgcatgtgccccactgcctcctgctgcaggggGTGAGAACTGCTAACCCGTGTATCAAAGGGCCAGTGTATGCATTGGAGAAGGTTCAAAGAGGAGCTAGGGGAATGATGAAAGGCTTTCTAgcgagagactccaggagctcagtgTATTTCGCTGCCCACCGACAAGGGCCGGGGGTGACTTGCTCACAAGGACCCACACAGGGAACAAATCTTTAACGGAGGGCTCTTCGGtccagcagaggaaggtctaacccGATCCCGTGGCTGGCAGAGGAAGCCAGCCGACTCCAGACTGGAAACAAGACGTACGTTTTTAAGAGGGACGTCATTACAATTTACCGAGGTTTATGGTCGATTCTCCATCGCTGgccatgtttaaatcaagatgggctgGTTTTTAGCAGCTCTGCACTGGGAATTCTGGTGGGGCCGTTCTCTGGCCTGGCCTAGGCAGCTGCCGGGTCCCAATGGCCCCGTGGGGTGAGCAGCCAGGCCGTGGGGACGGGGGGTCTCGCCCCGCTACCAGCGGAGGGGTCTCCGGTACAGTTTGGTCAGGGACACGGCGACATTCTCCGACCTCGCGGGCTCAGCTAACGCCCTGGTACGGCGCTGTGAGCTCCTCGCCCACCTGCCCCGGGGAAGGACCCAGACACCGATCCCACTCCAAACTTTATTGTTATGAATTTCACAGTCCAGCTTGTGCACCAGCCCCCGGGGGCGTTAGGGAAAGTCAGACGAGCCCCACGGCCCCCATGGGCCCCACAGAACTGTCACAATGCTcagcaaaggggaaggagaggtTTGTTATCAGCTCGGACAGGTTGATTTCTAACCAGCATGGGGGTCGGAATCCCGAGCCCGACAGGCCTGAGAATGGGAACATTCAAGTCATAGATGGGGGTCAATGCCCTGGAACCCCCACCTGGGGGGCggccctggggggctgcaggggaggcacTGAGGGCAGAGTTTGGTCTAAGAAGGAGAGTCACCAAGGGGCTgcatccctccctctccccggCCTGGGCCCCCAGCCAGTCCCGTCTACACACAGAGTGAGGAAATGACGCGGCGGGAGACAGGCACGGCTGGGAACTTGGCTTGTCCCACTCAGGGCctcggcggggggcaggggcgATTTCACCCCTCCCTGCCAGCAAAGAGCTCTCCAGCATGGGGCCAGGCAAGGCTCAGCGCTCAGCTGCAGACCGGGAAGGGTTAAAACCAGCACAGCTTCCTAAGAGCGAGAAGAGAAAAGGGCCTCGTCCCAGCCCTGCAGGACCCCGGGACACCAGCACTGTGAACCCTGCAAAGGCGCCGGGGCCTTCCCCCGGAGGGGTTAGCCCAGCCCCGGAGCCACCCCCGGAGCATTTGGTGGCCGGGCTGCAAAGGCCAATATGGCATCAGCAAGCTACAGGGGGAGCCTGGGAAAAGCAGCGACCGGGCTGTAACTGACTGGGGTGTGTGTATCTGCGTGTCTgcgtgtgtccctgctgccccccttcTTGCTGGGACAATGCGGATCTGCTTTCTTGGCACGTCAGACCCACTGCAGCATGTGTCACATAAGCCCTGTACTGCAGAGAGCCATAGGCGATTCTCCCCCATCACCTACTGCTCTGTGACTGCCATCACCATGGGCCCCGGCTGAGGGATGAGGGTCCAGGAGGCCACGGATCTGCCACGTGACACGGCAGGTGGCTTGCTAACAAGGCCAGGAGGATGGTATCTCTGCTGCCCTGTGGGCTGGCCCAGCAGTGGGCGGGAGGGGTGAACGAGCGCTGGCTAAGGTGTGGGGTGACTGATCGAGGTGGGGGCTGAGCCCCAGCTGGAAGGAGATCCACTCTCCCTGGGAGACGCTGGCCTcaggggcgctgtggggggcaggggatcaCACATGGCCCAGGGAGAAGCAGCAAAGGGGGAGCTCCGAGCCAGGGGCCTGGGGGGGATCTGGGGGGCTGCTGGCGCCCTCGGGCCGCGCTACTTGGTGAACTTGGTGCCATGTTCCTGTTGGCGGATGAGGCAGGCGATGGGGCTGGCAATGCCGCCGATCAGGGTCCAGTACTCCTCGAAGCTGATGTGCCCGTCCTTGTTCTCGTCCAGGTCGCAGATGAGCTTGTCGGCCGCGCGCTTGTTCCCGGTGTCCTGGGAAGAGAGCGCGGAGCCATTCAAACGCCAGGAGGGGCTGGGGACCCTGGGGGGCGGCACTCACCGGCCTGGCGTCTCAGTCAGCCGCTGCCAGGGCACCCGCCCCACCATGGGGCAGGGAGCTCAGCACTGGAGCTGGGTCACCAAGGTCCCTCCTCAGGCTGCCAGCAAGGAGGCTGGTTGGGGACAGCGTGAGGTAGTGTTGGGCTCACACTCACACACTAGGGTTCCCCGTGACAGGGCCTCGTGCTGCCCGTGGGTTCACTCTCACACACTAGGGTTCCCCGTGACAGGGCCTCGTGCTGCCCGTGGGTTCACTCTCACACACTAGGGTTCCCCGTGGCATGGCCTCGTGCTGCCCGTGGGTTCACTCTCACACACTAGGGTTCCCCGTGACAGGGCCTCGTGCTGCCCGTGGGCTCACTCTCACACACTAGGGTTCCCCGTGACAGGGCCTCGTGCTGCCCGTGGGCTCACACTCACACACTAGGGTTCCCCGTGACAGGGCGGGGTGCTGCCCATGGGTTCACTCTCACACACTAGAGTTCCCCGTGGCATGGTTGGTGCTGCCTGTGGGCTCACATTCCCCCACTAGCATCCCCCCGGTCTCACTAGGGTTCCCCATGGCAGGGCCGGGTGCTGCCCGTGGGCTCACACTCACACACTAGCATCCCCCTGGTCTCACTAGGGTTCCCCGTGGCATGGCCTCGTGCTGCCCGTGGGCTCACACTCACACACTAGCGTCCCCCCGGTCTCACCGTCAGCATGTGGTTGAGCTCCCGGCTCAGCATCTTGCGGAAATCCTTCTTGCTGATGCGCCGGGGTTTCTTGCAGCAGCCGCTGGCGTATTTGTCGTAGTTCTTCACCAGCACGTGCAGGGCCCATTCCAGCTCCGACGGGTCGCCCGACATCTCGGTCCCATTAGTCCCTGCAGGTGTAACGGAACCAATGCCTGAGCCGGGCAGTGGGGGGCTCGTTGGCCCAGCACCGGTGCAGCCAGGCGTTAGCGCCAGTCTGCGCTGCCTGGTGGGCACCGAGCACCTGCTGGGAAAGGCCAGGCAGTGACCCCACTTCTATGCAGCAGTGAACGCAGGGCTCTCATTTCCAGGGGGGCCCCGTGAGCGTTCACCTGATCTGGGCCAACTCTGATCTCGGTTCACCCTGGCCCATCCCTGGTCAATATCGCCCTGTATACGGCCTGTAGGCTCTCGCTGCTGCAGGGCTCATTATACTACGGGCCGTATACAGGATGTGTGCCCAGAAGCTGTGCAGCAGGGGAGCTCGGCCAAGCACGTCTGGCAGTAGGAGCCGGTCCCCTTAAAGCAGGACAAGCCCAGTGTGTGATCCGGTCATTACAGGTGGAATATGGACTTGGGGATTtcggaagggggtgcagggatggACTGTATGGACGTTAATGGGGAGGCTGCTGCAGGCGCTGGTGGGGAGAGATCGGGGGACATGGGAGACGCtcagagggagcagggggtgggaggtgccGAGCCACGTGGAGGTATGAAGGGgagaatggggcagggagagagaagcagagaaGCCGGGTCCAAGCAGCAGGAGAaagtgcagccccacccccacccctgctgctgctcccagtgAAACCCCGGTAAATCCGGCATCGCCGGTGTCGGGACTGCAGCTTAGCATGGGAGTCACTGCCTTTGTCTCCCTCTGCGCCACCCAGCAGAGGCAGCCCTGGAGGGCTCAAACAAGAGCGACAAAAGGGGTTCCTTTCACCCCCGTACCGTCCCCTTGCCTCATCTCCGTCCAGCCCCGTGGCTGGGGCTAGCGTGCGAGCCATGCCCCGACCCAGGGGACAGCAAGAGCAGAGGGGGCCTGTCCCCTTTCCCAGTGAGTCTGGTTCTCCTTACGGGGAGAGATCCCAGCCCAACAGCCCCCCGTCTCCCTGGGAGCGGGTGGAGAGCCATCTGGTTCCCATGCGTCGATCTCTTCACCCTGGAGCAGCACTGCGCCCGGGGCTCAGCCGAAGGGGAAAGGGACAAGACGGGGCACGTCCGGGCGTCGGGCCCGGAGGATCATTTCCATGGTGCCGAGCACAAAGAAATACCCAGGGAGAAACGGAGTTGGGGGCGGATCCAGCCTGGGAACTTGGCAACAAGGCTGGGCCGACAACAGGGCCCCAAGCGAGCCGCTGGGGAACGAGCCAGCATCCCAGGGTGAATTCGCTGCTGCCAACACTTGCGAGTTTATCGCGAGTCACCCAGtatttgatgttttctttcaagtcccagctcctggagtcaggagaTGAGGTGTTAGCAGGCGTGTCGTATGCAGGACACGGGAGGTCATAGTCCTGCCCTGTTGGGCACGGCGTCCAGTTTGGGGCACCGAGCCttaggaaagatggggagaaactggagagagtccagaggagagcagcagaaaTGAGCCGAGGTTGAGAAAACCTGACCATGGGGCAAGGTTAGAAAACCTGGGCACGTTTAGTCGTGAGGAAAGCAGACGGAGGGGAACCTGAGAGCAGCCTGCAAAGCTGTTACTGGGCCATTATAGACAGGATGGCAATCAACAGCGTCCACTG
Above is a window of Chrysemys picta bellii isolate R12L10 chromosome 20, ASM1138683v2, whole genome shotgun sequence DNA encoding:
- the S100A16 gene encoding protein S100-A16 isoform X2, with translation MSGDPSELEWALHVLVKNYDKYASGCCKKPRRISKKDFRKMLSRELNHMLTDTGNKRAADKLICDLDENKDGHISFEEYWTLIGGIASPIACLIRQQEHGTKFTK
- the S100A16 gene encoding protein S100-A16 isoform X1 — its product is MTAKSGTNGTEMSGDPSELEWALHVLVKNYDKYASGCCKKPRRISKKDFRKMLSRELNHMLTDTGNKRAADKLICDLDENKDGHISFEEYWTLIGGIASPIACLIRQQEHGTKFTK